The DNA region TACCTTTATGCTCATGGGAGTCATATCTATTCCTAGTTCGTGATTCATGACTGATGTAATTTTCCATCAGTTCATGAAGGGGTGAAGTCCTTTTACAAGGAAGATGATGAAACCGCTCATGTAAATGTATATGGGAAATCGAAAGTGGCAGCAGAGCAGTTCATAACTGAAAAATGCTCCAACCTTGCAATTTTGAGAAGCAGTATCATCTTTGGGCCACAGACAATCTCAccggttccaaaatctcttccaaTCCAGGTATACAGAAGACAGTCCCTCGGTTGAATTTTTGCTaatttgttggtgaagtttACGAGCCCACCTAATAAATTCCAATCAGAGAATCAAATTAATATAAAGATGATAAAGACAACTTAATAAGTATATCATAGGTTATGTTTGAGTCTAATCAATGATTTTCATGTGAATGTAGTGGATAGATGGTGTCCTCCCCAAAGGAAATACAAGCGAGTTTTTTCATGACGAGTTCTGGTGTCCTGTATATGTAAAAGACGTTGTAGCTGTCATATTAGCTCTGTCCAAGAGATGGATATCTGGTATGAAGTTCCCAACTCTCTTGCTTTTGTACTTGTTGAATCACCAAAAGTTGTGGACCTATAAAATGTTTCTCTGGTGTTTTTACTTTCTATTATCTCTGGAGCTTTTACTTTTGTCTTCATGGTAAATCTGCAGATAGTAAGCAAACAAAGGTTCTACTAAATGTCGGTGGATCAGATAGGGTATCCCGCCTTCAAATGGCTGAGACTGTTGCCGATGTTAGAAGATACAGCCCCTCATTAATCAAATCAGTGTCTGCATCATCAGTACGTAGACCTTATACCATTTGTTTTTGCTATGTGTGAGTTACGTAGTCATCAGCACGTTCATTAGATCACTTTCTGAATAACAAATATATGGCCAATCAGTTTCAAGTTGCATTCTTATGACGAGATTTCCACAATGCCTTGTGTTGACAACTCCGATAACATTAAAACACACATTTATACTGTCCAGCCATTTGCTTTCTCCTCTTTCTGCAAATTTACAGGATAGCCgtatattgcatttgtaatttcAGGTCGATCGTGGAGTAATGTCCCCTGCCTGACATATCCATGGATATCACCAAGTTGGTTCGGACACTTGGTATTGCTCCAACTTCATTTAGAGACGGTGTCAGATTGACGCTTGAAACTGAGGCAAAGCCGTCCCAACGGCCTGAAGATAATGTAAATTGCTTACTACTTGTGTAACACTAAGGAATAATCGTCCCTTTCTGTCATACATGATTGGAAAAGAAATGTTGTTTAAATTGTTCAAAGAGCAACCACTATTGAACCCAATAAGCTTCAAATGTCCTACTACCAATTTATTAGTACTGAaatttctacttcacaagataCACGGATCGATCAAACAACAAAACATAACGAAGTTGAGTTGTTATCAAGTTATTTGACACATTAATCGAATATATTAAGTTAGAAGTGATTAGTTTTAATCTAATGTTACTTTTCTTCCCAATACAAGTCGCTTCGATTTAATACATGTTTAGGTCTGTCACAAATTTTTTGGGTCACTAAAGACAACATATGCCTAGTTGAAGAGGTCTCAAGTTCGAAAACCTCCACCTTcattgacaaagaaaaaaacagtCAGAGGTTAATAGTTGGGGAAATAATTTCTACACACTAATCTTCATTCACATCCTGTTTATTTTTGAGCTTTGGATCAAATAAAGCAAATGTGACTCAAGGTACAATTTTAGGGATCGTTTGGAAggatttttaaaatgactgtaagtgtttttgatgaaattgattttgagttccaaaaatactttaaaaacattttcagttattttaaaagtacttacaAACGAGCTTTTAAACAGGGATTTGCACAAAGAGAAAAAGAGTGTTACGAAATCATTTTCGTATTAGTTCTGAACGAGAATAAACACGACATGACACAACTCGATCGCAACCCTAACCCATTTGGGCCTGAAAGAACCAAACATATGGGCCTTGAAAGCCTCAAAGAAATTTGGGCCTTAAAAGCCTTAAAGACATTTGGGCCATAAAAGCCCTAAACGCTGAGACTGAACAGCCAAACGCAGCTCTttgtcatcatcttctttttcaCCTGAATCGAACTCCACAACCCTTTCACTTAGGTTCGTTTACTTTCAACCAAAACCCCCAATCCTTCAATTCGCACACACAATCTATacatacatttatatatatatacatacatttatatatatatatatatatatatatatatattttagctGATTAGAGTTTCAATTGTTTGCTGCTATTTGATTTTTCTGATCCATTTTCCTGCAATTGCGcaacagagaaagagagagagaggagagtatCTGTGATCGAGCATGGGAGGAGGTGAGCACGCACACGGAGATGGAGCCCACGGCGGCGATTTCAGGGCTAAGGTGTGGAGTATGAGTGGTGGGCCGTACTGTAGGCCCAAGCACTGGAAGCGCAACACCGCCATCGCCATGGCCGGCATCTTCCTTGTCTGTATTCCTATCGCCATGAAATCTGCCGAGCTCGAGGTCTTTCTCAATCACCTCAACTCATCGCAATCTGTTtctgtttttctattttatccGTCAAAATTTTAGATTTCTGTTTGGTTCCTGAGAAAATGTAGG from Malus domestica chromosome 01, GDT2T_hap1 includes:
- the LOC103400976 gene encoding uncharacterized protein — encoded protein: MGGGEHAHGDGAHGGDFRAKVWSMSGGPYCRPKHWKRNTAIAMAGIFLVCIPIAMKSAELEQRPHNPVRPIPSQLWCKNFGKKDY